A region from the Streptomyces sp. 3214.6 genome encodes:
- a CDS encoding GNAT family N-acetyltransferase, producing MFAVSLGDGAELRPLEPWRAEEFLAHMERGRDFIGAHMELPDLAADLDSARSYLQLYADKAASDTGRLYGIWLDGTLVGGVSFPKFDAAAGICEAGCWLEPAATGRGLVGRAARLIIDWAFNERGIHRVQWLVSPNNTPSINVAKRLGMTREGVLRETYLYRDVRHDAEVWSVLAPEWQALGS from the coding sequence ATGTTCGCGGTTTCCCTGGGGGACGGGGCCGAGCTGCGGCCTTTGGAGCCGTGGCGGGCCGAGGAGTTCCTCGCACACATGGAGCGAGGCCGTGACTTCATCGGTGCGCACATGGAACTGCCCGACCTCGCCGCAGACCTGGACTCCGCCCGCAGCTATCTCCAGCTTTACGCCGACAAGGCAGCCTCCGACACCGGCCGACTGTACGGGATCTGGCTCGACGGCACCCTCGTGGGTGGCGTCTCCTTCCCGAAATTCGACGCAGCTGCCGGCATCTGCGAGGCAGGCTGCTGGCTGGAGCCTGCCGCCACAGGCCGGGGCCTGGTCGGACGTGCCGCACGGCTGATCATCGACTGGGCATTCAACGAACGCGGCATCCACCGCGTGCAGTGGCTGGTGTCGCCGAACAACACGCCCAGCATCAACGTGGCCAAGCGACTCGGCATGACCCGTGAGGGCGTCCTGCGCGAAACCTACCTCTACCGCGACGTCCGCCACGACGCCGAGGTCTGGTCGGTGCTGGCGCCGGAGTGGCAGGCCTTGGGTAGCTGA